A portion of the Chiroxiphia lanceolata isolate bChiLan1 chromosome 10, bChiLan1.pri, whole genome shotgun sequence genome contains these proteins:
- the EIF2B5 gene encoding translation initiation factor eIF-2B subunit epsilon, giving the protein MAARGTARRGPGAGAARGPDSQDEPPPPLQAVLVADSFNRRFFPISKDRPRALLPMANVAMIDYTLEFLTATGVEETFVFCCWKSAEIKEHLQKSKWCRHTSPNTVRFVTSDLYRSLGDVLRDVDAKSLVRSDFILVTGDVVSNFNISKALEEHKLRRKMEKNVSVMTMIFKESSPGHHARCKEDDIVIAMDSATNRVLHYQRTQGLKRFRFPMSLFQNSIENVEVRHDLLDCHISICSPQVAELFTDNFDYQTRDDFVRGLLVNEEVLGNQIHMHVTTEEYGAHICNLLMYEAVCSDIIRRWVYPLTPEMNFTDDKNQSYTHSKHNIYRGVDVSLGHGSILEENVLIGQGTVIGSNCSITNSVIGQNCRIGDKVVLDGAFLWDRVHIADNVEIHHSVVCDEAEVKEKVKLKPRCVLSSQVVVGPGITLSEGTVISLHPPDEEEEDDDQFSDDSGVNKEESKVKLKGYNKKDVGSEGRGYLWKPDDKNEEDEEEQRQSLWGPAMHSEEESESDSDLSMGSEEPDSRAASPQLDDIKVFQNEVLGTLQRGEEENISCDNLVLEINSLKYAYNIGLKEMMQVLSKVILEFPLQQLDANLDSQSYFSALLPLLKNWTPLFKNYIKRASDHLNALCAIEEFFLEHDSLCASIAKVLMTFYQLEILEEDVILSWFSLRDTSDKGKQLRKNQRLQKFIQWLEEAEEESSDGDQD; this is encoded by the exons ATGGCGGCCCGCGGCACCGCGCGGCgcgggccgggcgcgggggCCGCCCGTGGGCCCGACTCGCAGGacgagccgccgccgccgctccagGCCGTGCTAGTCGCCGACAGCTTCAACCGCCGCTTTTTCCCGATCTCCAAGGACCGGCCACGG gctcTTTTACCTATGGCAAATGTGGCCATGATTGACTATACCTTGGAATTCCTAACAGCAACTGGAGTGGAAGAaacctttgttttctgctgttggaAGTCAGCTGAGATAAAAGAGCATTTGCA AAAATCCAAGTGGTGCCGCCACACGTCTCCCAACACGGTGCGGTTTGTGACCTCGGACCTGTACCGCTCCCTCGGTGACGTCCTGCGGGACGTGGATGCCAAGTCCCTCGTTCGTTCAGACTTCATTCTCGTCACTGGGGATGTGGTGTCCAATTTCAATATATCCAAAGCCCTGGAGGAGCACAA GTTGCGTCGTAAGATGGAGAAGAATGTTTCCGTGATGACGATGATATTCAAGGAGTCCTCCCCTGGCCATCATGCCAGGTGCAAAGAGGATGACATTGTTATTGCTATGGACAGTGCCACAAACCGTGTCCTTCACTACCAGAGAACCCAGGGGCTGAAACGATTCCGCTTTCCTATG agtCTGTTCCAGAACTCTATTGAGAATGTCGAGGTGCGCCATGACTTGCTGGATTGTCACATCAGCATCTGCTCTCCACAG GTGGCTGAGCTGTTCACAGACAATTTTGACTACCAGACACGGGATGACTTTGTGCGTGGTCTGTTGGTGAATGAGGAG GTCCTGGGGAACCAGATCCATATGCATGTAACGACAGAAGAGTATGGTGCTCATATATGCAACCTCCTAATGTATGAGGCCGTGTGCTCCGACATCATCCGGCGCTGGGTTTATCCTCTCACTCCGGAGATGAACTTCACTGATGACAAGAACCAGAGTTACACGCATTCCAAACACAACATTTACCGAGGGGTGGATGTTAGCCTTGGCCACGGCAGCATCCTGGAAGAGAATGTGCTCATCGGGCAGGGAACGGTCATTGGCAGCAACTGCTCCATCACAAACAGTGTTATTGGGCAGAACTGTAGGATAG GTGATAAAGTTGTTTTGGACGGAGCTTTCCTGTGGGACAGAGTACACATAGCAGATAATGTGGAGATCCACCATTCTGTTGTCTGTGACGAGGCTGAAGTGAAGGAGAAAGTAAAGCTAAAGCCCCGCTGTGTCCTCTCTTCTCAG GTAGTTGTAGGTCCTGGCATCACTCTCTCTGAGGGCACAGTGATCTCTCTGCACCCCCcagatgaggaggaagaggacgATGACCAGTTCAGCGATGATTCTGGTGTGAACAAGGAGGAGAGCAAAGTGAAACTGAAAG GTTACAATAAAAAGGACGTAGGCTCAGAGGGCAGAGGCTATCTCTGGAAACCAGATGACAAGAAtgaagaggatgaagaagagCAGAGACAAAGCCTATGGG gcCCAGCTATGCAttcagaggaagagagcgagTCAGACAGCGACCTGAGCATGGGCTCTGAGGAGCCAGATAGTCGGGCAGCATCTCCTCAGCTGGATGACATCAAAG TTTTCCAGAATGAGGTTCTGGGTACATTACAGAGaggtgaagaagaaaacatttcctgtgACAACCTGGTCCTGGAAATAAACTCCCTCAA ATATGCATATAACATTGGCCTGAAGGAGATGATGCAGGTGCTCAGTAAAGTGATCCTGGagttcccactgcagcagctggatgCAAACCTGGACTCCCAAAGCTATTTCTCAGCGTTACTTCCT CTGTTGAAGAACTGGACCCCGTTGTTTAAGAACTACATAAAACGAGCATCAGATCACTTGAATGCCTTATGTGCCATTGAGGAATTCTTCCTGGAACATGACAGTCTCTGCGCATCGATAGCTAAA